The window ATTCTCCTCCAGACTCCTCCTGGGCGCAAGATATTCTCCCTTAGAACCATTGCCTCTAGATCTATCTCTTATAGCATTGGGGACAGCTCCTCCACCTTCCTCTGGCTTAACCCTTGGCATCCGATGGGAATCCTCTCTAATGTGCTCACTGCCCGTAGCATCTACAGTTCGGGGCTGCCTAGGCATGCTAGAGTTGCAGACATTTTATCATCTGGAGTCTGGGCCCCTCCAATTCATTCCTCTCCCCAGTTTGCTGAGATCTAGAATAGCGTGCCTGTTCTCCCTCTTGAAGGGCATCAGAGAAGGAATTCAATCCTTTGGCTCCACTCTTCAAATGGGCTCTTCAGTTCCAAGATTGCTTAGGATCATATCAGATTTCATGGGGACCCAGCTCCATGGCACAGGCTTACTTGGTTTAGGCATCATATTCCAAGGCCACGGCTTGGAGGGTCTTCATGAAGTGCCTTCCTACGCAAGAATTCCTCATCTAGATAAGAATCTCAGTGTCCCCAACTTGCTATCTTTGCGGCTCAGAGCCGGAAGACATTGATCatctcttcatctcttcttctcctgccttGTTTCATGCTCTATCTGGACTTTTGTCCTATCCAAATACTGGCCGGCCAGAAGAAGAATCCTCCCCTTCCATAAggagtggatttggatggacATGATCTTCCAAGGGAAGACTATGTGTGATCTTATCGCCAAGCTTGCTTTCTATGCCGCAATCAACCAAATTTTGATTGAGCACAATCATagaaaatggacctccaactctcggcctcttgaaaagatttggagctccataTTTTTTGATGCCAAAGCAAGGATCTCTAAAGTTGCTATCACTTGTCCCCCTTCCCCTAGAAATTGCCATATTGTAGACTCTTGGGAGCTTCCCTCCTATGTGTTTTGGACTTTAGCCTCCTCTTGAGGGCTaagtccttttttattttctttctccctcccttTGGGGGCTTGTAAGTATTTTCTTcgtcttggtaatgaattttttattcacccaaaaaaaacaaaaccaaagttAGAAAGTAATAAAGAAACATATCAAACTCCCATTCAGCTAATCTGATGGACCTCAGATTTTAAAGACAATTAACTACAACAGTGAGGAACATCATATTAAAAGAAGGTCTTGATAACAGATCAAGGAACCTCAGGTCTGCTCAACCAAGCGTGACTAATCAAGGAAACTCAGACATGCAGAACTGAGCGTAACTAGCAGTGGCAGAAACCTTGCTGGAGTTGGTTgactgaaaagaaagaaaagagagagaaaataaaagaagatgagatAGGAAAAGGATATGTTCAAGTCTCCCCAACTTGAACTGCAGAGAAGGCCTCCTCCCACCTAACTCCAAGCTTGTCTCCCACTGGGGTTCTGCAACTCACAGGTCTGTGATTTTGTGAAGCAAATATGCTTtataacaacaaactcaaccttatcccaacttaatggggttggttacatggatctgatcaaaagcaaaaaagaagtgaaaataaaaagaataaatattaaagaaatgaaagtaaaaggaaagaagcccAGCACTagcaagtcaggaaaatctaAGCAATTGGCTACGTGGATCATTGCCCTCCACAGTTGGggctctatctgaggtcatacttgggacaaggcctagaatatgcatgtcattcctttttttttttttttttttaaacctttcTTCTATTTATCATAAGATAAATCAATTACAACTAAACTCTCCATGCATATGCCGTAGGAAGGGGGGCTGCCAATTCAAATCAGATGTCCCCcatttacaaaatagaaaccaaataaAACAGAAACTCCTACTTTCTGTAACTGAAAACTGAAAATTGAAACTACCTAACTAACTAGTAATCACAAATAAATAGGAGGCAGATAATGATCTACAAGACCTCAATGGCAGCTTCCATTCTCCTACATGCAAGCTGTAACTGAGgtcccacaagatcttctaagGCTCCTTCCACCTCCAGTAACAAATACTCCAACAAAACCTCCACGCGGCCAATCTTTGGGCcccaaaaaaatatggaaaaatctCATCCTTAAGATTGCTGTTCGATGGTTATTTTGGACAGAACCTGGCAGGACCTGTGGACCTAAAATATACCCATTACATGGGCCTGCCTAGGAGTTAAACCGAGGTTCTTGTGCTGCATCAGTGCTTCATTAATATATTGCAGGCATGAAGAAAATACAAAGATCATTTCGGCAACTTGGAAATTTATATTTGACTAAGTGAGGGATAAGAATCATTTTTTTGCAGGATTATTGGCCTCTCAattatttgtttgtttaaagaataaaaaaatttctacacCACATTCCTCTTTATTTTTGTGTACAGTTAGTTACCTCTctattatttgtttgttttaagaATCAATTTTTTCCTAGACCACATTCCTCCTTATTTTTTGTGTATTTATGCTGGCTATAAAGCTTGATTTTTTAATCATGCCCGCGATCTCTTTAAAGATAGTTGAATCCTAGTACTACATCCTCTTTGACACAATTGTTTTGATTATACAATTAGTTTGTATAATCAAATTTTCTCTACACCACATTCCTCTTGTGTATTTTTGTTTCCTCTTTATTAAAGATAATTGAATCCTAGTACTACATCCTCTTTGACACAATTGTTTTGATCATGCGAGTAGTTTGGAACCACTTGTAAGTAGTCACTGCTATAGTTTGGAATTACATCCAGTCACCATTTGGAAGAGTAGTAGGTGGCATTTCAAGACTGCTAGGCTTTGCTGAAATTTAAAACTTGGCATAATAAGCATGGAATAAATGAATACATATATATGGCTTTACCGTGAAGCCTGCTAAAGACTAGTTTTGGGAGTTAAAGTAACACACCAAGCAAAAAATGGTAGCATGTAGAAAATCATAACAATCCTAGGTTTCTCTTTCACAAATATGATGTGTATATGCTGTGTATGTTTTCAATGGTAGGAGTGAGTCCaaaaaaaccataaaactaCTGAACGGTGCGCAGCAGCACTATATATAAAATTCAAGGAGTCCAAACTATCATAAAATTTCCTGAACTCTGTGCGCGTGCATGGCAGTCccattcatcatttcaaaattaACTTTGGCAGCTGGGGAAGTTTGAGGACACCACCACATAAGCTATTTGAACTCCAACCTTATTGAGTCTTCTTAGAGAGGAAGTCTAACCCTTCTATCATAAACTTCTACCATTAAAGGTGAAGAAAGGAAGTCTAACCCTTCTAGGAAAAGAGGGGGTGGAGCATCAATAGATTGAAAATTAAGTTCTAAATGTCAGACTGATCCACCTACCCGGTGGTGGAGGAGTTCAATTTTGCATTTTTCTTCGCAACAATATATGTGGCAGTAAATTTCATCTCTCAGGCACCAAATGATACTTCGAGATCTCATATTAgatacaaaagaagaaaattgtacATTATTTGGATAACTGaaaggaaattttgaaaataagcAGCTGTGGTGTGGCTTCCACAACAAAAGCCCAGTTTGGCAACTTCTGTTGCACAGTGATGCCAACCCCAGAAATTCAATTCATAGAGTTAATGATTAGCAAGACAAAGCATTCAAATCACCCAAagacccccccccccatccTTAAGATCTAGTGTCTAAAAGAAATACAGCAGGTTCAGACTTTGCTGCATAACCAAACTTGAATGTGCTGTACTTCCTATACACCCCAGTGAGCTTCCCTGTTCCAGCTTTCTGATGGAAACCAACCATCAACTTTGAGCATTCCCTACAGCGCAGGAAACCAACCATCAACTTATAGGCATCTCTCAAGTTTCAAGATATCATTAAATCTTGAAGTTtcttcagaaaagaaaagagggccTACTTACAAGAGCTGGTCTTCCCTGTAGTTAGAATGCCACTCGCAAGTCTGTGTCCATTGCCTAGACCCATTAAGAGTACACTGAGCAGTGAAGATGGCAGCTGCAGCCAAAAAAGATGGAGGAAACCTAAGCATTTCGCACTCCACAAGGCAAAGCTCGATgatgaagaaggagagaagctCAAGCTGGCCCAAAGTCATGATGAGGAACATTTCATATCAGTATTACTTCTAAAAGCAACATAGTTGATCACAAGGAAAGCAGTTACTACTAACCTTCCTGTCAGATTGAGCTGCTTTAAGAAATCTCCTCATGAACGCGTAAGGGGTTGGAACAGACATGTTGAACTGTAGTGTGTTCACCATCAATCTCTCCTGTGATCATATGGAAAGAGGTTTTGgttcagaaaataaaaagatccaTCCAGTTGAtcaagagaaaagggaaaagagaaaaaagagtacCATGTCAAGAACTTCTTTCCTAGTGTAGGCCTTGTCTGATATTAGAATTAAATCCTCCACAACAGGAACAGAAACTTCTTCATACTTGCAAGCTAATAGCATGGCTGTCACTCCAACTAACTGGAGCTTCTTCCTCACCACTGCTTGCTGTGCTAAGAATCTATCTATGAGATTTATAGTGAGGAATAATGTCTCATCCATAAGCTCGAACTTGTAGTGTACCtgctgatttgattaaaaaaataaacaatcttGGGTTTTCTAGTAGGAAAAACTGGTAGCTGAAAAGGCTGCTTCAAGAATCTAAAACATAGATGTTGCACCTCCACAAGCTGGCTACACTAGTAGAAGATAGCAACAAATTTCTATAGATCAGGCAATTAATACCTCTATTAGCCAATCAATGAGGATAGCCCTCATCTTCTCATTGATGTCGAACTGCTGCTCCATATAGTTTGGAGAGACACAGCTGGAACTCTGTACACAGAATGGTGATCAATTAGTATCTCAAAGTAACAGTCAGAATATTTTGGTAATGCTTAGCATAATTCTGCATAATTAAACCG is drawn from Macadamia integrifolia cultivar HAES 741 chromosome 7, SCU_Mint_v3, whole genome shotgun sequence and contains these coding sequences:
- the LOC122083588 gene encoding G2/mitotic-specific cyclin-2-like isoform X2, yielding MAGSNENNPSLVRPAHFQGGLRMGGGKFVPEVGHHRRALSNINQNLVGAPPYPCAVNKRGLSERQALCGKNPPIPVHRPITRKFAAEIANKQQQQPQPCLEQEAKPTSSHTNATASEDCTIIDVDDLNETNDLHVPMFVKHTEAMLDEIDQMEEVEMEDISVEPITDIDSCDSKNPLAVVEYIEDIYAHYRKSESSSCVSPNYMEQQFDINEKMRAILIDWLIEVHYKFELMDETLFLTINLIDRFLAQQAVVRKKLQLVGVTAMLLACKYEEVSVPVVEDLILISDKAYTRKEVLDMERLMVNTLQFNMSVPTPYAFMRRFLKAAQSDRKLELLSFFIIELCLVECEMLRFPPSFLAAAAIFTAQCTLNGSRQWTQTCEWHSNYREDQLLECSKLMVGFHQKAGTGKLTGVYRKYSTFKFGYAAKSEPAVFLLDTRS
- the LOC122083588 gene encoding G2/mitotic-specific cyclin-2-like isoform X1; amino-acid sequence: MAGSNENNPSLVRPAHFQGGLRMGGGKFVPEVGHHRRALSNINQNLVGAPPYPCAVNKRGLSERQALCGKNPPIPVHRPITRKFAAEIANKQQQQPQPCLEQEAKPTSSHTNATASEDCTIIDVDDLNETNDLHVPMFVKHTEAMLDEIDQMEEVEMEDISVEPITDIDSCDSKNPLAVVEYIEDIYAHYRKSESSSCVSPNYMEQQFDINEKMRAILIDWLIEQVHYKFELMDETLFLTINLIDRFLAQQAVVRKKLQLVGVTAMLLACKYEEVSVPVVEDLILISDKAYTRKEVLDMERLMVNTLQFNMSVPTPYAFMRRFLKAAQSDRKLELLSFFIIELCLVECEMLRFPPSFLAAAAIFTAQCTLNGSRQWTQTCEWHSNYREDQLLECSKLMVGFHQKAGTGKLTGVYRKYSTFKFGYAAKSEPAVFLLDTRS